The Lentzea guizhouensis genome contains a region encoding:
- a CDS encoding AfsR/SARP family transcriptional regulator, with product MATRSVRIQVLGPTRAWHDRVEIQLGPPARRAVLGLLVLAEGESVATAELVDALWGERPPRSAVNVLQTHVKHLRRLLEPGRTSRSSSDVLPFAGGGYALNPEVVEIDLLTFRRLVAGVNDREDDPERVAAGLGEALGLWRGRPLADLPVLAAHPKVVALAAKHREVLARHGDAMIAIGAAADVLPDIAEAAADQPLDEPAQARLIRAYHAAGHRARAFEVYHKVRARLVEELGVDPGPELRAAHAILLREDDNDVSPPVPVRRVLGVPRQLPAPASGFTGRTAQLSTLDALLPDGGMAIAAISGSAGVGKTALAVHWAHRVRDRFPDGQLYANLRGHTGGGAAPPIEVLAQFLSALDVPAERVPLDVGAASAMYRTLTTDRSVLVLLDNAVSPDQVRPLLPGGPRCLVVVTGRDRMTGLVAMDGARAVKLDVLSPDDALELLARVLGAERIRAEPVAAAEFAKLCAYLPLALRIAAANLADRPGYGIDDYVDELREGNVLWALAVPGDEQTAVRAAFDLSYAALPEQARRLFRLLSLVPGTDAGTEAVAALAGTDPGQATRLLDRLAGAHLVELHAPGRHSFHDLLRRYAAERTMEEDTAAERESALRRLYDWYLNAVDGAARQLYPHMLRLPTPELTARTPAGVTGPAEASGWLDAERNLVAAVAPRAPPVHGVAALRRAAGLLLDVHAGSTGWRPQAGLAAEEASREGSG from the coding sequence GTGGCAACGAGGTCTGTGCGGATCCAGGTGCTGGGTCCGACGCGGGCGTGGCACGACCGGGTGGAGATCCAGCTCGGCCCACCCGCCCGGCGAGCCGTGCTGGGGTTGCTCGTGCTGGCCGAGGGCGAGTCGGTGGCGACCGCCGAACTGGTCGACGCCCTGTGGGGGGAGCGGCCGCCGCGCAGTGCCGTGAACGTGCTGCAGACCCACGTCAAACACCTGAGGCGGCTGCTGGAACCCGGCCGCACGTCCCGGTCCAGCAGCGATGTCCTGCCGTTCGCCGGTGGCGGCTACGCGCTGAACCCGGAGGTCGTCGAGATCGACCTGCTCACGTTCCGCCGGCTCGTCGCGGGGGTGAACGACCGCGAGGACGACCCGGAACGGGTGGCGGCCGGGTTGGGGGAGGCGCTGGGGTTGTGGCGGGGCAGGCCGCTCGCCGACCTGCCGGTGCTCGCGGCGCACCCGAAGGTCGTGGCGCTGGCCGCGAAGCACCGGGAAGTGCTTGCCCGGCACGGGGATGCCATGATCGCGATCGGGGCGGCGGCGGACGTGCTGCCCGACATCGCCGAGGCCGCCGCCGACCAGCCGCTGGACGAACCCGCGCAGGCGAGGCTGATCCGCGCCTACCACGCCGCCGGGCACCGGGCCAGGGCGTTCGAGGTCTACCACAAGGTGCGCGCGAGGCTGGTGGAGGAGCTCGGCGTCGATCCCGGACCGGAGCTGCGGGCCGCGCACGCGATTCTGTTGCGGGAGGACGACAACGATGTCAGCCCGCCGGTGCCGGTGCGCAGGGTGCTCGGGGTGCCGCGGCAGCTGCCCGCGCCTGCCTCCGGGTTCACCGGACGCACCGCCCAGCTGTCCACTTTGGATGCACTGCTGCCGGACGGCGGGATGGCGATCGCCGCGATCTCCGGCAGCGCGGGGGTCGGCAAGACGGCGCTGGCCGTGCACTGGGCGCACCGGGTCCGCGACCGGTTCCCCGACGGGCAGCTCTACGCGAACCTGCGCGGGCACACCGGGGGAGGTGCGGCCCCGCCGATCGAGGTGCTCGCCCAGTTCCTGTCCGCGTTGGACGTGCCCGCCGAACGGGTGCCGCTCGACGTGGGGGCGGCGTCGGCGATGTACCGGACGTTGACGACGGACCGCAGCGTGCTCGTCCTGCTGGACAACGCGGTCAGCCCGGACCAGGTCCGGCCGCTGCTGCCGGGGGGACCGCGGTGCCTGGTGGTGGTGACCGGCCGCGACCGGATGACCGGACTGGTCGCGATGGACGGTGCCCGCGCCGTGAAGCTCGACGTGCTGAGCCCGGACGACGCGCTGGAGCTGCTCGCGCGGGTGCTCGGGGCCGAGCGGATCCGCGCCGAACCCGTGGCGGCCGCGGAGTTCGCGAAGCTGTGCGCGTACCTCCCGCTGGCGTTGAGGATCGCCGCCGCGAACCTCGCCGACCGTCCCGGATACGGGATCGACGACTACGTCGACGAGCTGCGCGAGGGCAACGTGCTGTGGGCGCTCGCCGTGCCGGGGGACGAGCAGACGGCGGTGCGGGCGGCGTTCGACCTCTCCTACGCCGCGCTGCCGGAGCAGGCGCGCCGGCTCTTCCGGCTGCTGAGCCTCGTTCCCGGCACCGACGCGGGCACCGAGGCCGTGGCGGCGCTGGCCGGCACCGACCCCGGGCAGGCCACGCGGTTGCTGGACCGGCTCGCCGGCGCCCACCTCGTCGAGCTGCACGCGCCCGGCCGGCACAGCTTCCACGACCTGCTGCGCCGGTACGCGGCCGAGCGCACGATGGAGGAGGACACCGCGGCCGAACGGGAGTCCGCCCTGCGCCGGTTGTACGACTGGTACCTGAACGCGGTGGACGGTGCCGCACGGCAGCTCTACCCGCACATGCTGAGGTTGCCGACACCCGAGCTGACCGCCAGGACACCGGCCGGAGTCACCGGACCGGCCGAGGCGTCGGGCTGGCTCGACGCCGAACGCAACCTCGTCGCCGCGGTCGCGCCGCGAGCACCGCCCGTCCATGGCGTGGCTGCTCTCCGACGCGCTGCGGGGCTACTTCTGGATGTGCACGCCGGGTCGACTGGCTGGCGACCGCAGGCCGGTCTGGCCGCCGAGGAGGCGAGCCGCGAAGGCAGCGGCTGA
- a CDS encoding helix-turn-helix domain-containing protein, translating to MASQLKRPVTLSARDREELIRWTTTGVHPASSIMRARVLLALDTSVGEVDPKEVIAARLGVSGETLRLVARRFAETGDDVLATISRKKRALPPVPSSVTGEVEARLIALTCSAPPAGHARWSLRLLEKHVELTEDIPNLDHSTIGRVLKKRNCVLI from the coding sequence ATGGCCTCCCAGTTGAAACGGCCGGTCACATTGTCGGCGAGGGATCGTGAAGAGCTGATCCGGTGGACCACGACAGGTGTGCATCCGGCGTCGTCGATCATGCGGGCGCGGGTGCTGCTCGCGCTGGACACCTCAGTGGGCGAGGTGGACCCGAAAGAGGTGATCGCGGCCCGGCTCGGGGTGTCGGGCGAGACGCTGCGGCTGGTCGCCAGGCGGTTCGCCGAGACCGGCGATGATGTGCTGGCCACGATCTCGCGCAAGAAGCGTGCTCTTCCGCCGGTGCCGTCGTCGGTGACCGGGGAGGTCGAGGCCCGGCTGATCGCGCTGACGTGCTCGGCACCGCCGGCGGGGCATGCGCGGTGGTCGTTGCGGCTGCTGGAGAAACACGTCGAGCTCACCGAGGACATCCCGAACCTGGACCACTCGACCATCGGCCGGGTGTTGAAAAAACGGAACTGCGTCCTCATCTGA
- a CDS encoding IS630 family transposase yields the protein MVVAAAGETRRAHRGHPEPGPLDHRPGVEKTELRPHLRKCWTIPPRANAEFAARMEDVLAVYARPYDPARPVVCMDEKPFQLLGEVRDPLPARPGRDARQDSEYIRCGTCSIFVWTEPLRGWRRVHALARRTKLDWAGQVKQLLTVDYPDAETVVLVMDNLNTHTIASLYEAFDPGEAFALAQRLEIHHTPKHGSWLNIAEIELSALSRQCLDRRISDLDTLNTELTAWQHTTNANQRGVHWQFTTDNARTRLRHLYPKS from the coding sequence GTGGTCGTTGCGGCTGCTGGAGAAACACGTCGAGCTCACCGAGGACATCCCGAACCTGGACCACTCGACCATCGGCCGGGTGTTGAAAAAACGGAACTGCGTCCTCATCTGAGGAAGTGCTGGACCATCCCGCCGCGGGCGAACGCGGAGTTCGCCGCCCGCATGGAAGACGTCCTCGCCGTCTACGCCCGCCCGTACGATCCCGCCCGCCCGGTCGTGTGCATGGACGAGAAACCCTTCCAGCTCCTCGGCGAGGTCCGCGACCCGCTGCCCGCCCGGCCAGGCCGCGATGCCCGCCAGGACAGTGAATACATCCGGTGCGGCACCTGCTCGATCTTCGTGTGGACCGAACCCCTGCGCGGATGGCGCCGCGTGCACGCCCTCGCCCGGCGCACCAAGCTCGACTGGGCCGGGCAAGTGAAACAACTCCTGACAGTGGACTATCCCGACGCCGAGACCGTGGTGCTGGTCATGGACAACCTCAACACCCACACCATCGCCTCCCTCTACGAGGCCTTCGACCCCGGCGAGGCCTTCGCCCTGGCCCAGCGCCTGGAGATCCACCACACCCCCAAACACGGATCCTGGCTCAACATCGCCGAGATCGAACTGTCCGCACTCTCACGGCAATGCCTCGACCGCCGCATCAGCGACCTCGACACCCTCAACACCGAACTCACCGCATGGCAACACACCACCAACGCCAACCAGCGCGGAGTCCACTGGCAGTTCACCACCGACAACGCACGCACCCGACTCCGCCACCTCTACCCCAAGAGTTAG
- a CDS encoding LysR family transcriptional regulator, which yields MNVELRHLRALAAIGDHRSITAAARSLHVTQPALSRTLDQLERRLGVRLVERTTRQVALTASGHRLWEHSHRILTQLDSALAEAAQPQPLRLTFAWAALGRFTIPFLREWRARHPDVLVRIRRTDDPEAALRRGEATWPCCAPAHDGPRAGLVEEPRVAAVADDHPLAGRTEVALSDLVAETVAVCETAATTTADLWPCGARPRTVDVPGVEEWLTSIATGTAVGVTAAGTIHHLPHAGVTYLPLTDADPVTVHLAWPSPPAHPSTEAFVELARRRLRRA from the coding sequence ATGAATGTCGAGCTGCGGCACCTGCGTGCGCTCGCCGCGATCGGCGACCACCGGTCGATCACCGCGGCGGCCCGGTCGTTGCACGTCACCCAGCCCGCCCTGTCCCGCACCCTCGACCAGCTGGAACGCCGGCTCGGCGTGCGACTCGTCGAACGGACCACCCGCCAGGTCGCGCTGACCGCCAGCGGGCACCGGCTGTGGGAGCACAGCCACCGCATCCTCACCCAGCTCGACTCCGCACTCGCCGAGGCCGCCCAGCCCCAGCCGCTGCGGCTGACGTTCGCCTGGGCGGCGCTCGGCCGCTTCACCATCCCGTTCCTGCGCGAGTGGCGGGCCCGGCACCCGGACGTGCTCGTGCGCATCCGCCGCACCGACGACCCGGAGGCGGCACTGCGGCGCGGCGAGGCGACGTGGCCGTGCTGCGCACCGGCCCACGACGGACCTCGGGCAGGCCTGGTCGAGGAACCCCGTGTCGCCGCGGTCGCGGACGACCACCCGCTCGCCGGCCGCACCGAGGTCGCGTTGAGCGACCTGGTGGCGGAGACGGTGGCCGTCTGCGAGACGGCCGCGACCACCACCGCGGACCTCTGGCCCTGCGGCGCCCGCCCGCGCACGGTGGACGTACCAGGCGTGGAGGAGTGGCTGACGTCGATCGCCACCGGAACGGCGGTCGGCGTCACGGCGGCCGGCACGATCCACCACCTCCCGCACGCCGGCGTCACCTACCTGCCGCTGACCGACGCCGACCCGGTCACCGTCCACCTCGCCTGGCCGTCACCGCCGGCGCACCCGTCGACGGAGGCGTTCGTCGAACTGGCCCGCCGCCGCCTGCGCCGGGCCTAG
- a CDS encoding short chain dehydrogenase: MRILLVGATGLLGTAVHRELTERKHDVVTVARTGGDLRYDVTDPVQVADLYAAVGQVDAVASAAGAVPFKPLADLTAADYQAAVTGKVLSQVSLVREGLRHVSAQGSFTLITGVLSREPVVTGAAASLANGAVESFVRAAAIEIAPQRINAVSPTVFTEALDHYGDYFPGMKPVPLADVAQAYVRSIEGRQTGQVYVP; encoded by the coding sequence ATGAGGATTCTGCTCGTTGGAGCGACCGGCCTGCTGGGCACCGCGGTGCACCGGGAGCTCACCGAACGCAAGCACGACGTCGTCACCGTGGCCCGCACCGGCGGCGACCTGCGGTACGACGTCACCGACCCGGTCCAGGTGGCCGACCTGTACGCGGCGGTCGGCCAGGTCGACGCGGTCGCCTCGGCCGCCGGCGCGGTGCCGTTCAAGCCGCTGGCCGACCTGACCGCCGCCGACTACCAGGCCGCGGTGACCGGCAAGGTGCTGTCCCAGGTCTCACTGGTGCGCGAAGGACTCCGGCACGTGTCGGCGCAGGGGTCCTTCACGCTGATCACCGGTGTGCTCTCGCGCGAACCCGTCGTCACCGGCGCGGCCGCCTCGCTGGCCAACGGCGCGGTCGAGTCGTTCGTGCGCGCCGCCGCCATCGAGATCGCACCGCAGCGGATCAACGCGGTCAGCCCGACCGTGTTCACCGAGGCGCTCGACCACTACGGCGACTACTTCCCCGGCATGAAGCCGGTGCCGCTGGCCGACGTGGCGCAGGCGTACGTGCGGTCGATCGAGGGGCGCCAGACCGGGCAGGTCTACGTCCCCTGA
- a CDS encoding helix-turn-helix domain-containing protein, producing MDTDEVLDAVGPRLRALRKHRGITLAELSTTTGISESTLSRLESGQRKATLELLLPLARTYNVPLDDLVGAPRTGDPRIHLTPIHRYGMTFIPLSRRPGGVQSFKMLIPSGLTEPTPQTHDGFEWLYVLNGQLRLVLDDLDLTLPPGEAAEFDTSQPHWLGSADGRAVELLILFDPQGMRTHVHGPGSAGRSGQGT from the coding sequence GTGGACACCGACGAAGTGCTCGACGCCGTGGGACCGCGACTCCGGGCGCTGCGCAAACACCGCGGCATCACCCTGGCCGAGCTGTCGACGACGACCGGCATCTCGGAGAGCACCCTGTCGCGGCTCGAAAGCGGGCAGCGCAAGGCCACGCTGGAGCTGTTGCTCCCGTTGGCGCGCACCTACAACGTGCCGCTGGACGACCTCGTCGGGGCGCCGCGCACCGGTGACCCGCGCATCCACCTGACGCCGATCCACCGGTACGGCATGACGTTCATCCCGCTGTCCCGGCGGCCGGGTGGCGTGCAGTCGTTCAAGATGCTCATCCCCAGCGGCCTGACCGAGCCGACTCCGCAGACGCACGACGGGTTCGAGTGGCTGTACGTCCTCAACGGACAGTTGCGGCTGGTCCTCGACGACCTCGACCTGACGTTGCCGCCCGGTGAGGCCGCCGAGTTCGACACCTCCCAGCCGCACTGGCTGGGCAGCGCGGACGGGCGTGCGGTCGAGCTGCTGATCCTGTTCGACCCGCAGGGCATGCGCACGCACGTCCACGGCCCCGGTTCCGCCGGTCGTTCCGGTCAGGGGACGTAG
- a CDS encoding GDSL-type esterase/lipase family protein: MSLRSEPVARFVRGAAELEETARGVRPHRLPAWVRDRYPDPQLLSVESHPSGVRLLMETEARTVELVLHPTCTAYAGLNRPRGSVDLVVDGEVVASSVLVGGDVKEVDLRTGEAVLLPGEAQTERWNLAEGTKVVEIWLPHNEMVDLVALRADAPLWPVEPGRRIWLHHGSSISHGSNAATPTAIWPAVAARLGGVELHNLGLGGSAVVDPFTARVMRDRPADLISVKLGINVVNFDAMRLRAFVPAVHGFLDTIRDGHPETPLVLVSPIFCGIHEDTPGPGALDLDELAAGRRAFIATGTPEPGRLTLKVVREALESVVEGRDDANLHYLDGLRLYGVEDAVALPLPDALHPDTAAHRLIGERFARYAFEDGGPFG, translated from the coding sequence GTGTCGCTCCGCTCTGAACCCGTCGCGAGGTTCGTGCGCGGCGCCGCCGAACTCGAGGAGACCGCGCGCGGCGTGCGCCCGCACCGCCTGCCCGCGTGGGTGCGCGACCGGTACCCGGACCCGCAGCTGCTGTCGGTGGAGAGCCACCCGTCCGGCGTGCGGCTGCTGATGGAGACCGAGGCGCGCACGGTCGAGCTGGTCCTGCACCCGACCTGCACCGCCTACGCCGGCCTGAACCGGCCACGCGGCAGCGTCGACCTCGTCGTGGACGGGGAGGTCGTGGCGAGCTCCGTGCTCGTCGGCGGTGACGTGAAGGAGGTCGACCTGCGCACCGGCGAGGCCGTTCTCCTGCCCGGTGAGGCGCAGACCGAGCGGTGGAACCTCGCCGAGGGCACCAAGGTCGTCGAGATCTGGTTGCCGCACAACGAGATGGTCGACCTGGTCGCGTTGCGCGCGGACGCCCCGCTGTGGCCGGTCGAACCCGGCCGGCGGATCTGGCTGCACCACGGCAGCTCGATCAGCCACGGGTCGAACGCGGCCACCCCGACCGCGATCTGGCCCGCCGTGGCGGCCCGGCTCGGCGGCGTCGAGCTGCACAACCTCGGTCTCGGCGGCAGCGCGGTGGTCGACCCGTTCACCGCTCGGGTGATGCGCGACCGGCCCGCCGACCTGATCAGCGTGAAGCTCGGCATCAACGTCGTGAACTTCGACGCGATGCGGCTGCGAGCGTTCGTGCCCGCGGTGCACGGCTTCCTCGACACGATCCGCGACGGCCACCCGGAGACGCCGCTGGTGCTGGTGTCGCCGATCTTCTGCGGCATCCACGAGGACACGCCGGGGCCGGGTGCGCTCGACCTCGACGAGCTGGCCGCGGGCCGGCGTGCGTTCATCGCGACCGGGACGCCGGAGCCGGGCCGGTTGACGCTGAAGGTCGTCCGGGAGGCGCTGGAGTCCGTTGTGGAGGGCCGGGACGACGCGAACCTGCACTACCTGGACGGGTTGCGGTTGTACGGCGTCGAGGACGCGGTGGCGTTGCCGCTACCGGACGCGCTGCACCCGGACACGGCCGCGCACCGGCTGATCGGGGAACGGTTCGCCCGGTACGCGTTCGAGGACGGCGGTCCGTTCGGCTGA
- a CDS encoding amidase: MDFDEYREHDATGLAQLVASGQVSAAELLTVARERAAAVNPRLNAIVRDVPATPSDDLTGPFAGVPFLIKDLGQDYAGLPTSNGSRSLRSFPVAEHSTVVRRWLDAGLVIFGKTNLPEFGAKAISESEVWGPARNPWNLDHTPGGSSGGSAAAVAAGIVPCAGANDGGGSTRIPAACCGLVGLKPGRGLTPFGPGTAEMMHGAAVQGVVSRTVRDTAAMLDVICGGEPYGPYSPAMPGASYASCVNEEPGTLRIGVRVPSAINPDPHPEARAAVDGAIKVLTSLGHEVEELPEAPFDDAALAHDFLLTWFVNLAWKVGDAQRQTGAPDIAFERDTLLMAALGRATSSVDYVDAVQRRHEHTRRLSTFFESYDLLLTPSLATPPPKIGAFELPVNLQRATDVLLKTRTARFLRGTRIVDDMIRDNLGWVPYTQLANLTGRPAISVPLHWTADGLPLGVQFVAPLAGESLLIKLAAQLEQAQPWGDRVAPL, translated from the coding sequence GTGGACTTCGACGAGTACCGCGAACACGACGCCACCGGGCTGGCGCAGCTGGTCGCCTCCGGGCAGGTGTCGGCCGCCGAGCTGCTGACCGTGGCGAGGGAACGCGCCGCCGCGGTGAACCCGCGGCTCAACGCGATCGTCAGGGACGTCCCCGCGACGCCCTCGGACGACCTCACCGGCCCGTTCGCCGGGGTGCCGTTCCTGATCAAGGACCTCGGCCAGGACTACGCGGGCCTGCCGACCTCGAACGGGTCGCGGTCGCTGCGGTCGTTCCCGGTCGCCGAGCACTCGACGGTCGTGCGACGCTGGCTCGACGCCGGTCTGGTGATCTTCGGCAAGACGAACCTGCCGGAGTTCGGCGCCAAGGCGATCAGCGAGTCGGAGGTCTGGGGACCCGCGCGCAACCCGTGGAACCTCGACCACACGCCCGGCGGCTCGTCGGGCGGGTCGGCGGCGGCGGTCGCGGCCGGGATCGTGCCGTGCGCCGGGGCGAACGACGGTGGCGGCTCCACCCGGATCCCCGCCGCCTGCTGCGGACTCGTCGGCCTGAAACCCGGTCGTGGGCTCACGCCGTTCGGGCCGGGCACCGCCGAGATGATGCACGGTGCGGCGGTGCAGGGCGTCGTGTCGCGCACGGTCCGCGACACGGCGGCGATGCTCGACGTGATCTGCGGCGGTGAACCGTACGGGCCGTACTCGCCCGCCATGCCCGGCGCCTCCTACGCGTCGTGCGTCAACGAAGAACCCGGGACGTTGCGGATCGGCGTGCGGGTGCCGTCGGCGATCAACCCGGACCCGCACCCCGAGGCGCGCGCGGCCGTGGACGGCGCGATCAAGGTGCTGACCTCGCTCGGCCACGAGGTGGAGGAGCTGCCGGAGGCGCCGTTCGACGACGCCGCGCTGGCCCACGACTTCCTGCTGACGTGGTTCGTGAACCTCGCCTGGAAGGTCGGCGACGCCCAGCGGCAGACCGGGGCGCCGGACATCGCGTTCGAACGCGACACGCTGCTGATGGCCGCGCTGGGCCGGGCGACCAGCAGCGTCGACTACGTGGACGCGGTGCAGCGCCGGCACGAGCACACCCGCCGGCTGTCGACGTTCTTCGAGTCCTACGACCTGCTGCTCACACCGTCGCTGGCCACCCCGCCGCCGAAGATCGGCGCGTTCGAGCTGCCGGTCAACCTGCAGCGCGCCACCGACGTGCTGCTCAAGACCCGCACCGCGCGGTTCCTGCGCGGCACCCGGATCGTCGACGACATGATCCGCGACAACCTCGGCTGGGTCCCTTACACCCAGCTCGCGAACCTCACCGGCCGCCCGGCGATCTCCGTGCCGCTGCACTGGACCGCCGACGGGCTGCCGCTCGGCGTGCAGTTCGTGGCACCGCTGGCCGGCGAGTCACTGCTGATCAAGCTCGCCGCCCAGCTCGAACAGGCCCAACCCTGGGGGGATCGTGTCGCTCCGCTCTGA
- a CDS encoding ABC-F family ATP-binding cassette domain-containing protein, protein MSSDAYVVVSGLSFSWPDDTPVFDGLSVSFPGGRTGLVAPNGAGKSTLLKLVAGALTPAEGSVTIDGVLGYLPQDLPLTAGLTVAEVLGVAAVLRAIKAVESGDVDEEHFTTIGNDWDLEERTRAQLDRLGLADLELDRRLGTLSGGQVVSLGLAAQLLKQPDVLLLDEPTNNLDLDARHRLYDVLDDWRGCLLVVSHDRALLDRVDRVAELDGGEIRFYGGNFSAYEEAVAAEREVAEKNIRSAEQEVKREKREMQQARERAARRASNAQRNLSNAGLPKIFAGNMKRNAEVSAAKADGTHAARLSAAKTRLDQAERSLKEEQRISVELPQTAVPAGRTLFTGSGVRVRDLFDGADLVIRGPERIALAAPNGGGKSTLLRVVEGSLTPDSGEVKRADGRIAYLSQRLDLLDDGRTVAENLASSAPAMPPAERMNLLARFLFRGPRAHLPVGVLSGGERLRATLACILFAEPAPQLLLLDEPTNNLDLVSSGQLESALNAYQGAFVVVSHDERFLNEVRIDRWLRLEDGKLLEAARG, encoded by the coding sequence ATGTCTTCTGACGCCTATGTCGTCGTGTCCGGCCTGTCCTTCTCCTGGCCGGACGACACCCCCGTCTTCGACGGTCTGTCCGTCTCGTTCCCCGGTGGCCGCACCGGGCTCGTCGCCCCGAACGGCGCCGGCAAGTCCACGTTGCTCAAGCTCGTCGCGGGCGCGCTGACGCCGGCCGAGGGCAGCGTCACGATCGACGGCGTGCTCGGCTACCTGCCGCAGGACCTGCCGCTCACCGCCGGCCTGACCGTGGCCGAGGTGCTCGGCGTGGCCGCGGTGCTGCGCGCGATCAAGGCCGTCGAGTCCGGTGACGTCGACGAGGAGCACTTCACCACCATCGGCAACGACTGGGACCTGGAGGAACGCACCCGCGCCCAGCTCGACCGCCTCGGGCTGGCCGACCTCGAGCTGGACCGGCGGCTCGGCACGCTCAGCGGCGGCCAGGTCGTGTCCCTCGGGCTCGCGGCCCAGCTGCTGAAGCAACCGGACGTGCTGCTGCTCGACGAACCGACCAACAACCTCGACCTCGACGCCCGGCACCGCCTCTACGACGTGCTGGACGACTGGCGCGGCTGCCTGCTGGTGGTCAGCCACGACCGCGCGTTGCTCGACCGCGTGGACCGCGTCGCCGAACTGGATGGCGGGGAGATCCGCTTCTACGGCGGCAACTTCAGCGCCTACGAGGAGGCGGTGGCGGCCGAGCGCGAGGTGGCGGAGAAGAACATCCGCAGCGCCGAGCAGGAGGTCAAGCGCGAGAAGCGGGAGATGCAGCAGGCCCGTGAACGCGCCGCCCGGCGTGCGTCGAACGCCCAGCGCAACCTGTCCAACGCGGGTCTGCCGAAGATCTTCGCGGGCAACATGAAGCGCAACGCCGAGGTGTCCGCCGCGAAGGCCGACGGCACGCACGCGGCCCGGCTCAGCGCCGCGAAGACCCGGCTTGACCAGGCCGAACGCTCGTTGAAGGAAGAGCAGCGGATCAGCGTGGAGCTGCCGCAGACCGCCGTGCCCGCCGGGCGCACGCTGTTCACGGGCAGCGGCGTCCGGGTGCGGGACCTGTTCGACGGCGCCGACCTGGTGATTCGCGGCCCGGAACGCATCGCGCTGGCCGCACCGAACGGCGGCGGCAAGTCGACGCTGCTGCGGGTCGTCGAGGGGTCGCTCACGCCGGACAGCGGTGAGGTGAAGCGGGCGGACGGCCGGATCGCGTACCTGTCGCAGCGGCTGGACCTGCTCGACGACGGGCGCACGGTGGCGGAGAACCTGGCCTCCTCCGCCCCGGCGATGCCGCCGGCCGAGCGGATGAACCTGTTGGCGCGCTTCCTGTTCCGCGGTCCGCGCGCCCATCTGCCGGTCGGGGTGCTGTCGGGCGGTGAACGGCTGCGGGCGACGCTCGCGTGCATCCTGTTCGCCGAGCCCGCGCCGCAGCTGCTGCTGCTCGACGAGCCGACGAACAACCTCGACCTGGTGAGCTCCGGCCAGCTGGAGAGCGCGCTGAACGCCTACCAGGGCGCGTTCGTCGTCGTGAGCCACGACGAGCGGTTCCTGAACGAGGTGAGGATCGACCGCTGGCTGCGCCTGGAGGACGGCAAGCTGCTGGAGGCCGCTCGTGGCTGA